Proteins co-encoded in one Armatimonadota bacterium genomic window:
- the argR gene encoding arginine repressor, with the protein MTRHQREQAILEIVRSRPVTTQRELVRALRQRGLRVTQATVSRDIKRLGLVKVAGPGGTYHYAPPDVLHALPPPAAQENLRSAFRAFVTEVDQGDAIVLVKTLSGRANAVAIALDEARIPEISGTVAGDDTILVVVRRASDRPRVIQMLRDLLGRT; encoded by the coding sequence TTGACCCGGCATCAGCGGGAACAGGCCATTCTGGAGATCGTGCGGTCGCGCCCTGTGACGACCCAGAGGGAGCTGGTGCGGGCGCTGCGTCAGCGGGGTCTCCGGGTCACGCAGGCCACGGTGTCCCGGGACATCAAACGGCTGGGTCTGGTGAAGGTGGCGGGTCCGGGTGGGACGTATCACTACGCGCCTCCGGACGTCCTGCACGCTCTCCCGCCTCCCGCGGCCCAGGAGAACCTGCGCAGCGCCTTCCGGGCCTTCGTCACGGAGGTAGACCAGGGGGATGCCATCGTGCTCGTGAAGACCCTGAGCGGCCGGGCGAATGCGGTGGCCATCGCCCTGGACGAGGCCCGCATCCCGGAGATCTCGGGAACCGTGGCTGGGGACGACACCATCCTGGTGGTGGTGCGGCGGGCCTCGGATCGACCCAGGGTCATCCAGATGCTGCGGGACCTGCTCGGCCGGACGTGA